The proteins below are encoded in one region of Microbispora sp. NBC_01189:
- a CDS encoding glycoside hydrolase family 18 protein — translation MDVSGAAAKLTHLNYAFGFVGPEGTCYSADPWADWQRPVPAEQSVDGVADADDQPLKGNLGQRRKLKARHPGLKVLISLGGWTGSKYFSDAVLTPASRARLAASCVDLWLKGNLPGLPTGAATGVFDGIDLDWEWPGSAGNDGNVIRAEDRQNFTLFLAELRRQMQAHDRRAELSAFLPAAAAKIDAGFEVKKVVGL, via the coding sequence GTGGACGTCAGCGGGGCGGCGGCGAAGCTGACCCATCTCAACTACGCCTTCGGTTTCGTCGGCCCCGAGGGCACCTGCTACTCGGCCGATCCCTGGGCCGACTGGCAGCGCCCGGTGCCCGCCGAGCAGAGCGTCGACGGCGTCGCCGACGCCGACGACCAGCCGCTCAAGGGCAACCTCGGCCAGCGCAGGAAGCTCAAGGCCCGCCACCCCGGCCTCAAGGTCCTCATCTCCCTCGGCGGCTGGACCGGATCGAAGTACTTCTCCGACGCCGTGCTCACCCCCGCCTCCCGGGCCAGGCTCGCCGCCTCCTGCGTCGACCTGTGGCTCAAGGGCAACCTGCCCGGCCTGCCCACCGGCGCCGCGACCGGCGTGTTCGACGGCATCGACCTCGACTGGGAATGGCCCGGCTCCGCCGGAAACGACGGCAACGTCATCCGGGCCGAGGACAGGCAGAACTTCACCCTGTTCCTGGCCGAACTGCGCCGCCAGATGCAGGCCCACGACCGGCGCGCCGAACTCAGCGCCTTCCTCCCGGCCGCCGCCGCCAAAATCGACGCCGGCTTCGAGGTGAAGAAGGTCGTCGGCCTGTGA
- the tnpC gene encoding IS66 family transposase: protein MSKTPDRRPSYDELASLVVRQMATIEAQRETIAQLEATVERLSARVAELERRQSRNSGNSSLPPSSDTFVRPDKKPPAKSGRKRGRQPGAPGSGLAMVDDPDEVEDHLPAACGGCGKELSTGDSVGYSRRQVRDIPLVTVTVTEHRAHRCRCRGCGRLTSAAMPEKVAGAPSSYGPNLRALAAYLLVFQHLPVERCAQLIADVTGARVSPGWVSSVLAEAAALVADSIKVIRALLTLTHVLHVDETTTRIGARRRWLHVACTATLTLLGLGERSRRGVNSLRVLPEFRGVLVHDSLALYDGYPHARHQLCGAHLVRELTAAAEDHPAQRWPAQIRWALAELNKQAVKARESGLAEIPPERARVYLESFHRGITVGLSLHPRAPGRKQSPARNLLERLRDRTADVLRFADFPGWVPFTNNTGERALRPVKTQVKISGCHQSEDGAAYWLTVRSYLDSARKHGLSAFEAIHRAFTGNLWMPPVALDT, encoded by the coding sequence GTGTCGAAGACCCCGGATCGCCGCCCGTCGTATGACGAGCTGGCCTCGCTGGTGGTCCGGCAGATGGCCACGATCGAGGCCCAGCGGGAGACGATCGCGCAGCTGGAAGCGACCGTCGAGAGGTTGAGCGCGCGGGTCGCGGAGTTGGAACGCAGGCAGAGCCGCAACTCAGGGAACTCGTCGTTACCGCCGTCCAGCGACACCTTTGTCCGCCCCGACAAGAAGCCGCCGGCCAAGAGCGGGCGCAAACGGGGACGTCAGCCTGGTGCACCGGGAAGCGGCCTGGCGATGGTGGACGACCCGGACGAGGTCGAAGACCACCTCCCAGCCGCGTGTGGCGGATGTGGGAAGGAACTGTCGACTGGCGACAGTGTCGGCTACTCGCGCCGCCAGGTCCGCGATATCCCCCTGGTGACGGTCACGGTGACCGAGCATCGGGCGCATCGCTGCCGATGTCGCGGATGCGGCCGCCTCACCAGCGCGGCCATGCCCGAGAAAGTAGCGGGCGCGCCGTCGTCGTACGGACCGAATCTGCGTGCGCTGGCGGCGTACTTGCTGGTGTTCCAGCACCTACCGGTAGAACGCTGCGCCCAGCTGATCGCCGACGTCACCGGAGCCCGGGTCTCGCCCGGCTGGGTGTCGTCTGTACTGGCCGAGGCCGCAGCCCTGGTCGCCGACAGCATCAAAGTGATCCGTGCGCTGCTGACCCTCACGCATGTGCTGCACGTCGATGAGACCACCACGAGGATCGGGGCGAGACGCCGCTGGCTGCACGTGGCCTGCACCGCCACCTTGACCCTGCTCGGGCTGGGCGAACGCTCCCGCCGGGGCGTCAACTCCCTTCGGGTCCTGCCCGAGTTCCGGGGCGTGCTGGTGCATGACTCCCTCGCCTTGTACGACGGCTACCCTCACGCCCGGCACCAACTATGCGGAGCCCACCTGGTCAGGGAGCTGACCGCCGCGGCAGAAGACCACCCCGCACAGCGGTGGCCGGCTCAGATCCGCTGGGCGTTGGCCGAGCTGAACAAACAGGCCGTCAAGGCCCGTGAGAGCGGGCTTGCAGAGATCCCACCCGAACGCGCGCGGGTCTACCTCGAATCCTTCCACCGCGGGATCACGGTCGGGCTGTCACTGCATCCCCGCGCGCCAGGACGGAAACAGTCCCCGGCCCGCAACCTGCTCGAACGCCTGCGGGACCGGACCGCTGACGTGCTGCGCTTCGCCGACTTCCCCGGTTGGGTGCCGTTCACCAACAACACGGGCGAGCGCGCGCTGCGCCCGGTCAAGACCCAGGTGAAGATCTCCGGCTGCCATCAATCCGAAGACGGCGCCGCGTACTGGCTTACTGTCCGCTCCTACCTCGACAGCGCCCGCAAGCATGGGCTCAGTGCCTTCGAGGCGATCCACCGCGCCTTCACCGGCAACCTCTGGATGCCACCCGTCGCACTCGACACGTGA
- the tnpC gene encoding IS66 family transposase, with protein MSKTPDRRPSYDELASLVVRQMATIEAQRQTIAQLEATVERLSARVAELERRQNRNSGNSSLPPSSDTFVRPDKKTPAKSGRRRGRQPGAPGSGLAMVEVPDEVEHHVPAACGGCGKKLSATDSVGYTRRQVRDIPLVTVTVTEHRAHRCRCGGCGAVTSADMPEMVAGAPSSYGPNLRALAAYLLVFQHVPVERCPQLIADVTGARVSPGWVSSVLAEAATLVADSITLIRALLTLTHVLHVDETTTRIGARRRWLHVACTTTLTLLGLGERSRQGANSLGVLPQFRGVLVHDSLSLYNGYPHARHQLCGAHLVRELSAAAEDHPGQRWPAQIRWALAELNKQAIKARDSGLTEIPPERVRIYLQAFHRGNAVGLSLHPRAPGRKQSQARNLLERLRDRAGDVLRFADFPGWVPFTNNTGERALRPVKTQVKISGCHQSEDGAAHWLTVRSYLDSARKHGLSAFEAIHRAFTGNLWMPPVALDA; from the coding sequence GTGTCGAAGACCCCGGATCGCCGCCCGTCGTATGACGAGCTGGCCTCGCTGGTGGTCCGGCAGATGGCCACGATCGAGGCCCAGCGGCAGACGATCGCGCAGCTGGAAGCGACCGTCGAGAGGTTGAGCGCGCGGGTCGCCGAGCTGGAACGCAGGCAGAACCGCAACTCAGGGAACTCGTCGTTACCACCGTCCAGCGACACCTTCGTCCGGCCGGATAAGAAGACGCCGGCCAAGAGCGGGCGCAGACGGGGCCGCCAGCCCGGCGCGCCGGGAAGCGGCCTGGCCATGGTCGAGGTCCCGGACGAGGTCGAACACCACGTCCCGGCCGCCTGCGGCGGATGCGGGAAAAAGCTGTCGGCCACCGACAGCGTCGGGTACACCCGCCGCCAGGTTCGCGACATTCCCCTGGTCACCGTTACGGTGACCGAGCATCGGGCGCATCGCTGCCGTTGTGGCGGGTGCGGTGCTGTAACCAGCGCGGACATGCCCGAGATGGTGGCGGGCGCGCCGTCGTCGTACGGGCCGAATCTACGCGCCCTGGCCGCGTACCTGCTGGTGTTTCAGCATGTGCCGGTGGAACGCTGCCCCCAGCTGATCGCCGACGTCACCGGAGCACGGGTCTCGCCCGGCTGGGTATCGTCCGTCTTGGCCGAGGCCGCCACCCTGGTCGCCGACAGCATCACGCTGATCCGCGCGCTGTTGACGCTCACGCATGTGCTGCACGTCGATGAGACCACCACCCGGATCGGGGCGAGGCGCCGCTGGCTGCACGTGGCCTGCACGACCACCTTGACCCTGCTCGGCCTGGGCGAACGCTCCCGCCAGGGAGCCAACTCCCTCGGTGTTCTGCCACAGTTTCGGGGCGTGCTGGTGCACGACTCGCTGTCGCTGTACAACGGCTACCCGCACGCCCGGCACCAACTGTGCGGAGCCCACTTGGTCAGAGAGCTAAGCGCCGCGGCCGAAGACCACCCCGGGCAGCGGTGGCCGGCACAGATCCGCTGGGCACTGGCCGAGCTGAACAAACAGGCCATCAAGGCCCGCGACAGCGGGTTGACCGAGATCCCACCCGAGCGTGTACGGATCTACCTGCAAGCCTTCCACCGGGGGAACGCGGTCGGGCTGTCGCTGCATCCCCGCGCGCCGGGACGCAAACAATCCCAGGCCCGTAACCTGCTGGAACGCCTGCGGGACCGGGCCGGTGACGTGCTGCGCTTCGCCGACTTCCCCGGCTGGGTGCCATTCACGAACAACACGGGCGAGCGCGCGCTGCGCCCGGTCAAGACCCAGGTGAAGATCTCCGGCTGCCATCAATCCGAAGACGGCGCCGCGCACTGGCTGACCGTCCGCTCCTACCTCGACAGCGCCCGCAAGCACGGGCTGAGCGCCTTCGAAGCGATCCACCGCGCCTTCACCGGCAACCTCTGGATGCCACCCGTCGCACTCGACGCCTGA
- a CDS encoding GntR family transcriptional regulator, whose protein sequence is MIEFRPDQLKWEAVLEEIRRRIRTGEYQVGHPIPGEPRMAEEFGIAKGTARRVINELLKAGDVYTVLGKGTFVADPETGGPPRRDTEDE, encoded by the coding sequence GTGATCGAGTTCCGGCCTGACCAGCTCAAATGGGAAGCCGTCCTCGAAGAGATACGACGCCGTATCCGGACGGGCGAATACCAGGTGGGACACCCCATCCCTGGCGAACCCCGCATGGCCGAAGAGTTCGGCATCGCCAAGGGCACCGCACGCCGCGTCATCAACGAACTGCTCAAAGCAGGTGACGTCTACACCGTGCTCGGCAAAGGCACCTTCGTCGCCGACCCCGAGACCGGCGGCCCGCCCAGGAGAGACACCGAAGACGAGTGA
- a CDS encoding replication initiator, whose protein sequence is MSELPPLSPDVLAAAQRAAMPDFARWQEMVRATGGCAQPIRLQGHRITFDAGLEVLDVYRTADEPTGYLLTACGNRRASRCPACSEVYRDDTYHLILSGLRGGKGVPEDVSAHPRVFATFTAPSFGAVHARRQKGDKVLPCRPRRDNTVCEHGRPEGCGVRHADDDPQVGQPICVDCYDYRGAVLWNAHAGELWRRFTQALPATFARHLGVSRAELRRRLRLSYAKVAEYQARGLVHFHAVIRLDGHNGPSDRPPDWATVPVLREAIRAAAAAVSVPVPDDDPLFVGRWGTQLDVDPIYVATSLEGLADQRVAAYIAKYATKGAESAGTVDRPIREVADVARLDVTEHARRMIYTCFALAIDPAYRLVPLRRWAHMLGYRGHFSTKSRHYSTTLGALRQVRADHQAERARERRGLPDPAERETVTVGEWRFAGSGYRHGEHLWAEMIRQRVATARRIARERGESA, encoded by the coding sequence GTGAGCGAACTCCCTCCGCTCTCCCCCGATGTCCTCGCCGCCGCCCAGCGCGCCGCCATGCCGGACTTCGCCCGGTGGCAGGAGATGGTGCGCGCGACGGGCGGCTGTGCACAACCGATCCGGCTGCAGGGTCACCGGATCACCTTCGATGCCGGGCTGGAAGTGCTGGACGTCTACCGGACGGCCGACGAGCCGACCGGGTACCTGCTGACGGCGTGCGGCAACCGTCGCGCGTCCCGGTGCCCGGCCTGCTCGGAGGTCTACCGGGACGATACCTATCACCTGATCCTGTCCGGCCTGCGCGGCGGCAAGGGCGTCCCCGAGGACGTGAGCGCCCATCCCCGCGTGTTCGCCACGTTCACGGCCCCCTCGTTCGGCGCGGTCCACGCTCGGCGACAGAAGGGTGACAAGGTGCTGCCGTGTCGTCCTCGGAGGGACAACACGGTGTGCGAGCACGGCAGGCCGGAAGGCTGCGGGGTCCGGCATGCCGACGATGACCCCCAGGTCGGGCAGCCGATCTGCGTGGACTGCTACGACTACCGGGGCGCGGTCCTGTGGAATGCGCACGCGGGCGAGCTGTGGCGGCGGTTCACGCAGGCGCTACCAGCGACTTTCGCGCGGCATCTCGGCGTTTCACGGGCCGAGCTGCGGCGGCGGCTGCGGCTGTCGTACGCGAAGGTGGCCGAGTATCAGGCGCGGGGCCTGGTCCACTTCCACGCGGTGATCCGTCTCGACGGACATAATGGCCCATCGGATCGGCCGCCGGACTGGGCGACGGTGCCGGTGCTCCGGGAGGCGATTCGGGCAGCCGCGGCTGCGGTGTCCGTTCCCGTGCCGGACGATGACCCGTTGTTCGTCGGCCGGTGGGGAACGCAACTGGACGTGGACCCCATCTATGTCGCGACCTCGTTGGAAGGGCTCGCGGATCAGCGGGTGGCGGCCTACATCGCGAAGTACGCGACGAAGGGGGCCGAGTCAGCCGGGACCGTGGACCGGCCGATCCGGGAGGTCGCCGATGTCGCGCGGCTCGACGTCACCGAGCATGCCCGGCGCATGATCTACACCTGCTTCGCGTTGGCAATCGATCCGGCCTACCGGCTGGTCCCGTTGCGGCGGTGGGCGCACATGCTCGGCTATCGGGGCCACTTCTCGACCAAGAGCCGTCACTACTCGACCACGCTCGGCGCGCTGCGCCAGGTGCGGGCCGATCACCAGGCCGAACGGGCTCGGGAACGGCGCGGCCTGCCTGATCCTGCCGAGCGGGAGACGGTGACGGTTGGTGAGTGGCGTTTCGCTGGGAGCGGCTACCGGCACGGCGAACACCTGTGGGCCGAGATGATCCGGCAACGCGTCGCCACCGCGCGCCGGATCGCTCGTGAGCGGGGAGAGTCGGCCTGA
- a CDS encoding IS4 family transposase, whose amino-acid sequence MARAGQQVKAGVAGVRLTDRIGIGVLTAAFPPDMVDVAVDEWDAREQRTRTLPARVMAYFAMAMIVYFDCGYSEVWNQLLGGLEWARAYRRRRETDMQPSTAALTKGRARLGWEPLAELLAMSMTPLTATPEQAPWAYWRGLRTLAIDGFTMNVQATPDNDAEFGRPGNDKSEGAFPQVRVVALAETGTRTLQGAEVGPLADGEQTLARKLWPKLGENDLVVADRLFLSHEDLAAITATGAHAIFRVKAGVDLPILEVLDDGTYRSRIADPDQARRLRRKKTDPAGIPGISVRIIEYSVSADPDDPRPATGDAPESELFCLATTLLDIEQYPLREFPDRYAERWEAETVIGDVETRLRGGPEVVLRSKSPDMVRQEVYALLCVYQAIRHLITTAAERARLDPDRISFTRTAQAVRRHASDEAAFSPR is encoded by the coding sequence GTGGCGAGAGCGGGTCAGCAGGTCAAGGCGGGCGTGGCTGGGGTCCGGCTGACGGACCGGATTGGGATCGGGGTGCTGACCGCGGCGTTCCCGCCGGACATGGTGGATGTCGCGGTTGACGAGTGGGACGCCCGTGAGCAGCGGACTCGTACGCTGCCCGCGCGGGTGATGGCGTACTTCGCGATGGCCATGATCGTGTACTTCGACTGCGGTTACAGCGAGGTATGGAACCAACTGCTGGGTGGGCTGGAGTGGGCGCGGGCGTACCGGCGTCGCCGGGAGACAGACATGCAGCCCTCGACGGCGGCGCTCACGAAGGGCCGGGCGCGGCTGGGCTGGGAGCCGTTGGCCGAGTTGCTGGCGATGTCGATGACGCCGCTGACCGCCACACCCGAGCAGGCGCCGTGGGCGTACTGGCGCGGGCTGCGCACGCTGGCGATCGACGGGTTCACCATGAACGTGCAGGCCACGCCGGACAACGACGCCGAGTTCGGCCGTCCGGGCAACGACAAGAGCGAAGGCGCGTTCCCCCAGGTGCGTGTCGTGGCGCTCGCGGAGACCGGAACCCGGACCCTGCAAGGAGCCGAGGTCGGGCCGCTGGCCGACGGCGAGCAGACCCTGGCCCGTAAGCTGTGGCCGAAACTCGGCGAAAACGACCTGGTGGTGGCCGACCGGCTGTTCTTGTCGCACGAAGACCTGGCCGCCATCACCGCGACCGGCGCGCACGCGATCTTCCGCGTGAAAGCCGGCGTTGACCTGCCCATCCTTGAGGTCCTGGACGACGGCACCTACCGATCGCGGATCGCCGACCCCGACCAGGCGCGCCGCCTGCGCCGCAAGAAAACCGACCCGGCCGGCATCCCCGGCATCAGCGTCCGGATCATCGAATACAGCGTGTCCGCCGACCCCGACGACCCACGCCCGGCCACCGGCGACGCCCCGGAAAGCGAACTGTTCTGCCTGGCCACCACACTGCTCGACATCGAGCAGTACCCCCTGCGCGAGTTCCCCGACCGCTACGCCGAACGCTGGGAGGCCGAAACCGTGATCGGCGATGTGGAAACCCGGCTGCGCGGCGGACCAGAGGTGGTCCTGCGCTCCAAGAGCCCCGACATGGTCCGCCAAGAGGTCTACGCCCTGCTCTGCGTCTACCAGGCGATCCGGCACCTGATCACCACCGCCGCCGAACGGGCCCGTCTTGACCCAGATCGGATCTCCTTCACCCGCACCGCCCAAGCCGTCCGCCGCCACGCCAGCGACGAGGCGGCGTTTTCCCCCCGCTGA